One stretch of Leadbetterella byssophila DSM 17132 DNA includes these proteins:
- the lpdA gene encoding dihydrolipoyl dehydrogenase encodes MAQYDVVILGSGPGGYVTAIRASQLGLKVAVIEKENLGGVCLNWGCIPTKALLKSAQVFQYIQHAADYGIKVENADADFNAVIARSRGVAEGMSKGVQFLMKKNKIDVIEGFGTVKPGKKVEVKAKDGSVSTVEGKHIIIATGARARQLPNVPIDGEKVIDYRKAMVLDKQPKSMIVIGSGAIGVEFAYVYASMGTKVTIVEFMPNIVPVEDEDISKELAKQYKKMGIDVHTNSSVEKVDTSGKGCVATVKTPKGEITLEADIVLSAAGIQANIEGIGLEDVGIATDKGKILVDKYYQTNVPGYYAIGDVVPGQALAHVASAEGIICVEKIAGHHPQPLNYGNIPGCTYCTPEIASVGLTEKAAKEKGYEIKVGKFPFSASGKAKAAGAPEGFVKVIFDAKYGEWLGCHMIGANVTEMIAEAVVARNLETTGMEIVKSVHPHPTMSEAIMEAAAAAYGEVIHL; translated from the coding sequence AAGAAAACCTGGGAGGAGTTTGCCTTAACTGGGGATGTATTCCTACCAAAGCCCTATTAAAATCCGCTCAAGTATTTCAGTATATTCAGCATGCCGCAGATTACGGTATCAAGGTAGAAAACGCCGATGCTGATTTTAACGCTGTAATAGCACGTTCTAGAGGTGTAGCAGAAGGCATGAGCAAGGGTGTTCAGTTTCTGATGAAGAAGAATAAAATCGATGTGATTGAAGGATTCGGAACCGTTAAGCCTGGAAAGAAAGTGGAAGTGAAGGCAAAGGACGGAAGTGTGAGTACTGTGGAAGGAAAGCATATTATCATAGCTACCGGAGCACGTGCTCGTCAGTTGCCTAATGTGCCTATTGATGGAGAGAAGGTGATTGATTACCGTAAAGCGATGGTTCTAGATAAGCAACCTAAATCTATGATCGTGATTGGATCTGGTGCTATCGGAGTGGAATTTGCTTATGTCTATGCTAGCATGGGTACTAAGGTGACTATCGTAGAATTCATGCCAAACATAGTTCCTGTTGAAGACGAGGATATTTCTAAGGAATTAGCTAAGCAATATAAGAAGATGGGTATTGACGTTCACACGAACTCAAGCGTGGAGAAAGTGGATACTTCAGGTAAAGGATGTGTGGCTACAGTGAAGACGCCTAAAGGAGAAATTACTCTGGAAGCTGATATCGTGCTTTCTGCAGCCGGTATTCAAGCAAACATCGAGGGCATTGGTCTTGAAGATGTAGGTATAGCTACGGATAAAGGTAAAATCCTTGTAGATAAATATTATCAGACGAATGTTCCTGGATACTATGCTATTGGTGATGTTGTGCCTGGACAAGCTTTGGCTCACGTAGCTTCAGCGGAAGGTATTATTTGCGTGGAGAAGATCGCGGGACATCATCCTCAGCCTTTGAACTATGGTAACATTCCTGGATGTACTTATTGTACTCCTGAGATTGCTTCTGTAGGTTTGACAGAAAAAGCTGCTAAGGAAAAAGGTTATGAGATCAAAGTGGGTAAGTTCCCATTCTCTGCTTCGGGTAAGGCTAAAGCAGCCGGAGCTCCTGAAGGATTTGTGAAAGTGATCTTTGATGCTAAATATGGAGAATGGTTAGGTTGCCACATGATTGGTGCTAACGTGACAGAAATGATTGCGGAGGCTGTAGTGGCTAGAAATCTAGAAACTACGGGTATGGAGATTGTTAAATCTGTACACCCTCACCCAACCATGTCAGAAGCTATTATGGAAGCTGCTGCAGCAGCATACGGGGAAGTGATTCACTTGTAA